GCAGGAATTTGGCAGGGCGACGCAAAAGACAATGGAGGAAATTTACACGCTAAATGTGCCGCTTAAAACATCGCTAAATATCGCTAAAAACTGGGGTGAGCTAAAATAGATAGATAAATTTTGCTGGAGCTTTTAAGATGATTAGCTCCTGCTTTATACTTAAAAAATAAAGTTGTAGTTTATAGCTATATCTTTGGACTTTTATACTTTTGCAGAAAGCAAATGACATCAATCAAATAAGCCAGCAAGCAGCCCAACGCGTAACATGCGATGTCGCTAACGTCAAATGTTCCACCAAAGACTATGCGTATTATTAAATTATGAATATCTAAAATTTCAAGTACTTTAAAGTATTGTAAAATTTCTATAAATAGCGAGAAGATAAATATTTCAAATGCTAAAATTTTTGGTGCAGTTTTAAATATAGCTCGTCCAAATGCGTAAAGCATCACCGCAACTAGCACATCACCCAAATAATGGCGCACGAAGCCACCTTTGACAAAAACTGCGATAAAAATTTCGATTGCTAAAATCACGATTGCTACGACTAAAAAGGGCAATCTAGCTCGCAAGCCATGTCTCATTTTCTCGTATTGAAAAGATTTGTATATTTTTCGTTTTACTTGCATTTTTTTATTTATTTGAAATTTTACTTTTTTATAAATTAGAAATGATATCCATACCATCTTTAAAGCCAGGATTGTGCTGGATATATTTCTCGCCCACAAATGTATTTATAACTTCTGCCTTATGCTCATTAAAAAGAGCATTTCATTAGGTTTTACTTGAAATTGCCAAAACCCAGCTATTTCATGAATTGTAACAGATAATAGCAATATTGCCAAATAAAGAAAATTTCTTAATTTTAAAATTCTTTGACAAGAAATATCAATCAAAATAGCTTTTGAAAGTATTTTTCAGACACTTAATAACTTTTTGGTTTAAAAATAATGAAATTTATGGATTAAAATTTTTCTATCAAATCTTTAAAAATTTCATAAAGTTTATTTACTTCATCAACACTAACTCGCTCGTTTTTAGCGTGTATGCGGTCGTTTATGACGCCAAATTCTATCGCATCTACACCAAATTCAGCAAAGTGCCTTGCATCACTCGTGCCGCCCTTTGTATTTAGAACCGGCATGACTCCGGTGATCTTTGTGACAGAAGCTATTAAATTTTTTACGATTTTGCTATCTTTGTTTGTTAAAAATCTCTTTGAGCTTTGCTTTATACTAAGCTCGTAATCAAGCCCTTTTAAGACCTCTCTAAGATAGCTCTCAACGTCATTTACGTCAGTTAAATTTGAGTTTCTCACATTAAACATTATGCTAAGCTCACTTGGCGTGACGTTGCAAACTTGCATGCCACCTCTAATATCAGTTATCACAATCTTGCTTGGACTAAAAAACTCGCTCCCAGCGTCCATATCGTGATCAGCTATTTTATTTAAAAGTGGAGCTATCAAATTTACCGGATTTACGCACTTTTCAGGATACGCCACGTGCCCTTGAACGCCCTTTATCACGATCTTGCCATTTATTGAGCCACGTCTGCCAACTTTTATGCTATCGCCAAATTCTTTATCGCAAGTTGGCTCAGCCACTACACAAAATTTTGGCAAATCATTTATTTCGCGCAAATATTCAAGTACTAAAGGCGTGCCATATGTGCCATCGCCCTCTTCGTCGCTTGTTAAAATAAGGCTTAGCTTGCCATCAAATTTCGCATCTTTAGCAGCGTAAACAAAAGCAGCCACGCCACTTTTCATATCCTGTGCACCTCTTGCGTAGATGTAGCCATCTTTTTCTAGTGGAGTAAATGGCTCACTATCCCAGCCCTCACCTGGAGGTACGACATCGACATGTCCTGCAAAAGCTAGATGCTCGCCGTCTCCATAAATTTTAGAAAGTATGAGATTTTTGGTACCATTTTTTTCTATAAATTTCGCCTCAAAATCAGGCAAAAATCTAGCGATAAATTCTAAGCTTCCAGCATCATTAGGTGTGATAGAGCGAAAGCTTAAAAGCTCTTTTAAAAAGCTAATTATCACTAAGTGCCTTATGAGCCGGCACGCTCTGGTGCACCAAAGTAAAAGCCCTGGAACTCATCTACACCGATTTCTTTACAGATTTCAAATATCTCTTTTGAATGCACATATTCAGCAATAGTTTTTATACCAAGGTCTTTTGCAAATGCCACGATCGCACTTGCGATAGAGTGTGAATCTTTATTTATGTCTATATCTTTTATAATAGAGCCGTCGATCTTCACATAGTCAGGCTTAATCTTTATAATGTAAGAAAAATTTGAATATCCTGAACCAAAATCATCAATAGCAATCTTTGCGCCCATGCTTTTTACACGCTCGATAAAATTTGAAACTCTCTCTAAATTTTTAAGCTCTTCATCTTCAACGATCTCAAATACTACTCTGCCAGCAACATTGTGTTTATTTAATAAATTTAAAACAAGTGAGCTAACATCACCATCAATCATATCTCTACTGCTTAAATTTATAGAAAGTACTAAATTCTTATCCTCTACAAGCTGCTTAAAACACTTTTTAATGAGTTGTTTCTCAAGATCAGCATAACGCTTAATACGCTTTGAGATATCTAAAAAGACATTTGGTGATATAACGTCGCCTCTATCTAAAAGTCTTATCAAGCATTCGTATTTTACAGGTACCTTTTGGTCATTAACTATCGGCTGAAAATAAGGAACAATATTGTTATTTATAGTGGCGTATTGTATCAGTTTAGAGCGTTCTATTTGAGTTGCGTATTCCTCTTTTTGATTTAGCCCTTTGAAGTAGCAAACATAGTCTTTATCTTGCTCTTTTGCTGTTTTTAACGCTATTGTTGCTTTTCTTAGTGTTTGGTCACTATCAAGAGCAAAGCCTATTGTACTATGTATCTCGATACCTTCTATCTCTCTACCATCTTCATCGACTATACTTAGCATACGGCCTTTAAAAATTTCTATCAAATCTTCAACCATATCTTCATATCTATCGATAAAGCTATCGCTATCTTCTACCAGAGCAAACCTATCTGCTTCTATGCAGTAAGCTTTCATATTCTCATCTTTGGCAAATTCACTGATCAAATCAGCCATCTTGACCAAAATCTGATCACATGCAAATTTACCGTAAAAGTCATTCATCTTACCAAAATCATCAATATCTATAAGCACTACTTTAGGATTTTCATAGCTATTAATATCACGCACCAATGCTGTTTTATTTAAAAGTCCAGTCATTGGATCGATATAAAGCTTTTCTCCAAGCTCTTCTATCTGTTTTTTAGCATCTGTTTTTAATGCATTATAGTTATTTTTTTCTTTTATATATTTAACCGCATACCATATACAAGTAGATAAAGCAACTATTGCGCCAACGAAGCTTAAGATAAATGTTAAAGCCATATTGTTTAAAAGCCACTCAAAAAAGTACTCATCATGCGCACCAGTAATACGTTGATCGACCTTTCCTTTAAAGCCTAATATATACTCTCCAACTGGCACAAACATACAAACTTGAGCAGCATTTTCTGGCAAAATTTTTGCCCAAAAATAATCTTTTTGGAAATTATGAGCAAAGATATTTCCACAGCTTTTGTCGTTAAACTCTTGATTTATTATTCTTTTATCTGAAGACGCTACGACCTTGTATCCATTTTTATTATCATCCTTTAATAAAAGAACATCACCCATAGCACTATCGTTAATGTAAGATTGGAAATTTGCGACATCATATTTGCTGACATTTTTGAAATAATCAACATATTGATATGTCAAATAATCAACTTTCTTTCGAAGATTAAAACCATTTTCAGCAGAAGCATTATTAAATTTAAAATAAAAAACTGCCAGGTTTTCGACTAAAAAAATACTTCCCAAAACAAACACTAAACCTATAATCGTTTTAGTGATGTTTAGATTTTTACCCGTTTGCTCGTCCTTGTTACTCAAAAGTTACTTCCCTTATTTTGTGTACTTGCCCTGATTATATCAACCTTAAAATAAATTTTAACTTTTAGGAATAAGTTAAAGCCTGACTATTTTAGCTCCATATCCACCTTGATTTGCCGGTGCGTCAAAAAATTCTTTCACACTTGGATGCTCTTTTAAGAAATTTTTAACTGCAAAGGCAAGCTTGCCAGTACCGATGCCGTGAAATACGCTAACCTCATCAAATCCCATAACAAGACTATCTGAGATAAATTTATCAAGTTTTGCTATCGCCTCGTCAGCTCTCATGCCGTGCAGATCAATCGAGAGTGAGGCAGTTTTTGGTTTATCGACATTTAGGCTCACGCCGCCTTTTTTAGGCAAGACTACTTCGTTGCCATTTTTTCTTAAAAGCTCTAGTGGTACACGTAAATTTATGCCATTTGACTCGATCATTGCATCGTTTTTAGAGATGCTTAAAACCGTACCTTTTATATTTTCATACTTCACTCTATCGCCTACTTTTAGGCTCTCGCGCTCAGTTTTTTTAGGCTTAACGATGGCAGCTTTTTTCTCATTTGCCACATTTAGAGCTCTTTGCTTGTCTTTTATGTCCTTGAAATTTATAACAGCTTTTGCCGCATTTATCGCTTCATAATACTCTTTTTCAAGCTTTGAAATAGTCGCATTTAGCTTGATCTCATTTTTCTCTTTTAGCTCTTTTTGCTCCTCAAGCAAATGCTCCAGCCGCTCCTCTTTTGCCGTGACCTCTTTTATGCCCTCATTAAGCTTGGTTTGTAAATTTAGCGTCTTTGTGATGATCTCGTTTAAATTCTCTTTATCTTCGCCGTAAATTTTCTTTGCCTGCGCCACTAAATTTTGAGATATGCCGTATCTTGCCGCCGTTTCAAAGGCATAAGACTTGCCGATCGTACCCTTTAGAAACTCAAATTTAGGCCTTTGAGCCGCCTCGTCGTAAAGTGCCGCCACTAGCTCAACCTCTGGATTCTTAGCTAGCAACATCGCAAGGCGCTTGTGGTGGGTCGTGATGATCATTTTGATATCTTGAGTGATGAGACGCTCTATCATGACGCCATACAAGCTCGCAGCCTCCTCAAAGTCGGTGCCAAGCTCGATCTCGTCAATGCCGATGATGATCGATTTTTTAGTAAAAAGCCTTGCAAAGTGCACCATCCTGCCAGCAAAGGTCGAGATGTCGTTTTTCACACTTTGCGGATCTTCGATGATTGCGTCAAATTCTTTAAAAGAGCCGATCGTTGAGCGATTTGCGTCGATACGCATAGGCAGCAGATACTTTGCAAGTAGCGTGGCTGAGATGATCGATTTTAAAAGCATCGACTTACCGCCAGCATTTACACCGGTTATTAAAAGCACCTTTTTGCTAAAATCCACGCTCACGCTTTTTGGGTTTTTAAGCGCTGGATGGGCAAATTTCTCAAGCTTGATAACGTGCGAGCTATTTGGCAAAACAAACTCATAGTCACGCGATCTAGCCAAATTTACGCGCGCCTGATATGCGTCAAACTGATCAAAAGCGTTATTTATAAATTTCAAAAAAAGCAGGCTCTTGC
The genomic region above belongs to Campylobacter concisus and contains:
- a CDS encoding DUF2809 domain-containing protein encodes the protein MRHGLRARLPFLVVAIVILAIEIFIAVFVKGGFVRHYLGDVLVAVMLYAFGRAIFKTAPKILAFEIFIFSLFIEILQYFKVLEILDIHNLIIRIVFGGTFDVSDIACYALGCLLAYLIDVICFLQKYKSPKI
- a CDS encoding EAL domain-containing protein, coding for MSNKDEQTGKNLNITKTIIGLVFVLGSIFLVENLAVFYFKFNNASAENGFNLRKKVDYLTYQYVDYFKNVSKYDVANFQSYINDSAMGDVLLLKDDNKNGYKVVASSDKRIINQEFNDKSCGNIFAHNFQKDYFWAKILPENAAQVCMFVPVGEYILGFKGKVDQRITGAHDEYFFEWLLNNMALTFILSFVGAIVALSTCIWYAVKYIKEKNNYNALKTDAKKQIEELGEKLYIDPMTGLLNKTALVRDINSYENPKVVLIDIDDFGKMNDFYGKFACDQILVKMADLISEFAKDENMKAYCIEADRFALVEDSDSFIDRYEDMVEDLIEIFKGRMLSIVDEDGREIEGIEIHSTIGFALDSDQTLRKATIALKTAKEQDKDYVCYFKGLNQKEEYATQIERSKLIQYATINNNIVPYFQPIVNDQKVPVKYECLIRLLDRGDVISPNVFLDISKRIKRYADLEKQLIKKCFKQLVEDKNLVLSINLSSRDMIDGDVSSLVLNLLNKHNVAGRVVFEIVEDEELKNLERVSNFIERVKSMGAKIAIDDFGSGYSNFSYIIKIKPDYVKIDGSIIKDIDINKDSHSIASAIVAFAKDLGIKTIAEYVHSKEIFEICKEIGVDEFQGFYFGAPERAGS
- a CDS encoding endonuclease MutS2, with translation MTEEIFLKLDLGEYLEKFNSFLARQKPLFLQGDSKIHFENISELSKYDFKAPDEIKELDDALMRLNKQAVLHISEIYEFAKIIKYFSYLKKQKFEGRLGEWIAKVEIPEAMSQIANSFDENGEFSDSVDERFQAIKQAFSEKKRQIDAELKKLIYSKHITPYLVDTQTHYINSQEALLVRGGFNHALKGTVIARSSGGYFYVAPASTERLKKEQSELLDRKEEIIFEHCKKFSLQMSKSLLFLKFINNAFDQFDAYQARVNLARSRDYEFVLPNSSHVIKLEKFAHPALKNPKSVSVDFSKKVLLITGVNAGGKSMLLKSIISATLLAKYLLPMRIDANRSTIGSFKEFDAIIEDPQSVKNDISTFAGRMVHFARLFTKKSIIIGIDEIELGTDFEEAASLYGVMIERLITQDIKMIITTHHKRLAMLLAKNPEVELVAALYDEAAQRPKFEFLKGTIGKSYAFETAARYGISQNLVAQAKKIYGEDKENLNEIITKTLNLQTKLNEGIKEVTAKEERLEHLLEEQKELKEKNEIKLNATISKLEKEYYEAINAAKAVINFKDIKDKQRALNVANEKKAAIVKPKKTERESLKVGDRVKYENIKGTVLSISKNDAMIESNGINLRVPLELLRKNGNEVVLPKKGGVSLNVDKPKTASLSIDLHGMRADEAIAKLDKFISDSLVMGFDEVSVFHGIGTGKLAFAVKNFLKEHPSVKEFFDAPANQGGYGAKIVRL
- the dapE gene encoding succinyl-diaminopimelate desuccinylase, which gives rise to MIISFLKELLSFRSITPNDAGSLEFIARFLPDFEAKFIEKNGTKNLILSKIYGDGEHLAFAGHVDVVPPGEGWDSEPFTPLEKDGYIYARGAQDMKSGVAAFVYAAKDAKFDGKLSLILTSDEEGDGTYGTPLVLEYLREINDLPKFCVVAEPTCDKEFGDSIKVGRRGSINGKIVIKGVQGHVAYPEKCVNPVNLIAPLLNKIADHDMDAGSEFFSPSKIVITDIRGGMQVCNVTPSELSIMFNVRNSNLTDVNDVESYLREVLKGLDYELSIKQSSKRFLTNKDSKIVKNLIASVTKITGVMPVLNTKGGTSDARHFAEFGVDAIEFGVINDRIHAKNERVSVDEVNKLYEIFKDLIEKF